Part of the Phocoena sinus isolate mPhoSin1 chromosome 17, mPhoSin1.pri, whole genome shotgun sequence genome is shown below.
TCTGGCCTGCATGGTTTCTGATGACAAATTAGCTGTTATTAGGGATTCCTTGTACATGATGGGTCTATTCTCTCTtaactgctttcaagattcttccttggtcttttgctttcttcagtttGATTATGGATATCTAGATGtgaatctctttgagtttatccttgGAATTTGTTAAGCTTCTTggatatttttcatcaaatttgggaagttttctgccattatttcttcagatattctttctgtccctttctctcctctcctttatgCATATGTTGGTCTTTGGTGGTGTACCGCATTGTCTCCAAGGCCTGTtcactttcttcattcttttctctttctgtctctcagcCTAGGTAATCTCAGTTGAATATCTTCCTTCACGATTCTTTCTTATTCCTGCTTGGATCTGCTCTTGAGTCCTCTAGTGAATTTTAAATCTGAGTTGTTACACTTTTCAactccaggatttttttttgttcgtATTTATAACTTCTATCTTTATTGTTATTCTTTGTTCTAAGAGATATCATTCTTAatgctttcctttatttctttagatgccattttgttttgttctttgaacatatttcaaATACctgattttaaagtctttgtctagtaagtccaacATCTGAGCTTCCTTAGGGACAGTTTCTTTTGGCTGCTTTTGTCCCATGTATGGGTCATaccttgtttctttgcatgtttcgTAACTTTTTGTTGAATGTTGGACTTTCCATTAATATAATGTGGCATTTGTTAAACTCAGTATCAGATTTTCTGCGCTCGCCAGGATTTGTCGCTGTTTCTTgctgttgctgtttgtttgtttcgtgACTTTTCTGAACTAATTCTGGGCAGTTTGTGTTCTTTGTTATGTGTGGTCACTGAGTTCTCTGCCCAGCTCATTGGTCAGGGAGTAAAGGGAGCAGGAACGTCATTCAATGCCTGGAGACAATAACCCTCCCAGCCTCTGCAGCGGACTCTGTATGTGCTGGGCGTGCCTTCACCTCCCAGCCAGGTAGTTAACACCTTGACTTTCTCCTCCACTTCCTGCTTATGCAGAGCCTCAgtcagccagaggtgagaggGCCTTTTCAGGTCTCTCTCAGGCGTGCACAGAGCTCTACATGTGCATGTGACTTCTAGATCCCCTGGAATATTTTGGAGCTTTTCAAAGCTCCTCTTGATCTCTCATTCCCCAGCTCTTCCTTTTAAGTTTTCTGGTTAGCTTGTTTTTCCCCGTCTGCTGTCCACTGTCTTAGGCAGGCACAGGTTTCAAAATTGCCTCTAGATGTTTTCAACAAACATCCCGAGGAAAAGGCTTTTTATACTAAGAGAGCTTCCAgtcaaatcaaacaaaaacagccTTGCAAGTGGAACCTTCCAGGGAGTTGCCGTACAGGCCTTGAAGGAGCCCCAGCCCCATTCTCACCCTGTGGCTGCCAGAATGCTGATTCCCCCACGATTTCAGCTGTTGGTTTTCACAGCTACGGGAAAGGAGGCGGGAACAGGGTGAGTTTGAATGCCACAGCTCACTGATCTTACTGAGATTCAACCATTTCTTGAATAAATTCTCCCCATGTTGGTGCAATCCTTTGGGTGAGTTTCAGGGTTCTGAAGAAGTTGACTAAACATTTTTTGCTAGTTTTCTTATTGcttctttggaggaaaaaagcTTTAGCGGTCTCTCTTCCACCATTTCTCCTCACCTCACACTTACATCTGTTTATTGTCCCGTCTTTGTCCGTGTTGAGAAGCGCTGCTGCGTCCTGGTCACCGCCATGGGGATCTTCCGGCTCTTCCCTGTCCCTCATCCCAGGGGAGGACTGCACCCGCTCCCGGGCCCTGCCAGCACAGAGGGCTGCCTTGTTGCCCTTCCAGTAGCTTTTGGACTGAGggcagaaaagaaatggaagagcaGCGTAgcaattttttggtttctttttttgcggtacgcggacctctcactgttgtggccgctcccattgcagagcacaggctccggacgcgcaggctcagcggccatggctcacgggcccagccgctccgcagcatgtgggatcttcccagaccggggcaagaacccgcgtcccctgcatcagcaggcagactctcaaccactgcgccaccagggaagcccagtgtagcagttttgttcatctctgtttttttgtctctgttgccaaaagaaaaacaaagctgcgGTTCTGAACGTGACTGTGTTGTTTTCCTCCAGAGTAACTGAAATCAGGTTCCCGTTTTCTTGGCTGCCTCCGTTTGGGGTCTTGGCTGTTCTTAGGGGAAATTTGCTGATTAAAGCTAGCACGAGGCCCCCTGAGGGAGGGGCCTGCCGTGCTCTGAGGTGCTTCCTGAACGGCCCTCTGCAGCCTGGGTGAGCGGGCCTCAGCAAGGGTGCTGGGTCCCAGGGAGACCTCCACCCTGGGTGGGGGCACAGCCCCTGCACGGAGGCGGCTGCATGACCCCCACGTCTCCTGGCAGAGTGGGAACAGCTTCCACGTGCTGGACCAGGGCCAGTTCGCCAAGGAGGTGCTGCCCAAGTACTTCAAGCACAGCAACATGGCCAGCTTCGTGCGGCAGCTCAACATGTGTGAGTGCGCTGCCCCGGGGCCCCGCTCGCCGGCCTAGTGCAGCCCCCAGGCTCTGAGCCCTGGTAGCCCGGGGGCGTGACCCGGATCCCGCGCacctgcagggggaggggctgtCGTGGGCGGATCCCGCGCACCTGCAGGGGAGGGGCTGTCGTGGGCGGTGTGGAGCCTCCCTGAGACTGAGACCACCCAGCCGCCTCAGGCAGGGCTCCCAAGAGGGCAGTGCTGGGCATTTCCCcacttccccagcctccctcgTCCTCCAGCGGGGCGGTGGCCGTGCCGGAGTGAGGGATGGGTCCCCAGCCCTGAGGCAGCACTGCCCCACCCTGTCGCGCGCAGATGGCTTCCGGAAGGTGGTCCACATCGAGCAGGGCGGCCTGGTCAAGCCAGAGAGGGACGACACCGAGTTCCAGCACCCGTGCTTCCTGCGCGGCCAGGAGCAGCTCCTGGAGAACATCAAGAGGAAAGTGACCAGCGTGAgtagccctcctccctcccccacgtcCTCGGACTTCCCTCCAGGCCATCAGCAGGAGCAGCGTCCACCCCCTGTcctgctggcctggcctggctgcACCGAGCCCTCTTCCTGCTGGCAGCCCCTCCTCCGTCAGCCACCACAGCGAAGGCCCCTCCAGACCGGCAGCCCCTTGGCCCTTTCTGCTGTATCCCGCCCCCCCCAGGCCATCTCAGTGACTGCTCCCCTGGGGACCCAGGTGTCCACCCTGAGGAGCGAGGACATAAAGATTCACCAGGACAGTGTCACCAAGCTGCTGACTGACGTGCAGCTGATGAAGGGGAAGCAGGAGAGCATGGACTCGAAGCTGCTGGCCATGAAGCAGTAGGTGCTGGGGCGCCGGGCAGGGGACGTGCTGGGACCAAGAGGCCTCCTGGGGAACaagcagaggagggggagggggcgccAGCGGAGGGTGTCTCCCCCCAGTCCCGCCCCGCAGGCTCCGAGACAGACACTTCGGGCCTTCCACTCTCCAGACAGAACTAGGTTCAGGCTTGCACAGCCTCCCACCCTGCCAGGTTGAACTCGTTTCCAGAAGGTGGGGTTGGACCCGGTTCCCATGACAGCAAGCAGAGCTGGGCCCGGAGCAGCGGCCACACCCTTGGGCTCCTCACGCATGCCTGGCATCACTCAGCACGGGTGTCGCCTCTCCTCAGGCCTGGGAAGCAGGAAACACTTCGGGTTCTTTCTGGAACCCCTGCCCCTGGGGCATGTGTGGCCACCACAGAACCAGCTCTAGGCTCCCCCGAGCCAGGACCCCTATGGAGCCTGGCTTAGGTCTCCTCCCATGTATTTGGGGCCCTGGGGACCTCAGGAACCCCAGCCCGGGGTGGCTGTCCGTGTCTCGGTGCGGCCTCAAAGCCGCTCAGAGGGCGGGCCGTCATGCCCCCCAGACCACGGAGGATGCTCCTGGGCCCCGACTACTCACATCAGGGCCCAGTAGAAGCCCCTGGCTGGGTGATACCCGGAGATGGAACCAGGTGAACTTGGCTTCTGGGACATGGACACCTCTCAGGGTGAAGCCAGGAGGGTCTCTTGCATGTCAACAGGACATGCTGGGGGCTGAGCAGGGCTGGCCCCCTGGAGTGGCAGACCGTGGGCTGCTCAGGTGGCCCTTTCTGCTCCTCGGGGCCACCTCTGGTCCCCTCAAGGCACGGGACAACCCCCCCACATGCCGCCCTGTGGCCTGAAAGCTGTACTGCCCCCTTCCCCTGGACTCCCCTCCCATTCTCAGCCTCGGTCTAGGGAGAGTCGGCCAAGGGTGGGGGCCGCCCTCAAGGCTCTGCCACCTCGACTGTCACCGAGAAAGCCCCGGGGGTCTCGGCCCAGATCCTGGGGCGCACCAGCAGGCCCTGCCCAGGTCTCCACCACAGCCCCGCTGCCCCCGCAACTGGCACCCCTGCGCATCCTCCCCTCGCAGCGCAACAGCGCGAGGAGGGGCAGGGGCCCTGGGCTGGCCCCCAGACCGTCCCACAGCCTGTGctcgggtggggtggggatgggccgGCAGCTGGGCTTGTGGTGAGATGCAGTCCCCCACGGCCCTGCTCCTGCCCGGGTGGGGTGGAGTGTCCGTGGGGCTCCCTGCAGCCCCCCGACGGCGCCTGGTCTGTTGCAGTGAGAACGAGGCCCTGTGGCGGGAGGTGGCCAGCCTGCGGCAGAAGCACGCCCAACAGCAGAAAGTCGTCAACAAGGTGCGACGCCGGCGGGCGGGGCGTGGGGTCCCTGTCTGCAGCCAGGCTGACCACCTCTCCCCTCGCAGCTCATCCAGTTCCTCATCTCGCTGGTGCAGTCGAACCGGATCCTGGGGGTGAAGAGAAAGATGTGAGGCGCTAGGCATGCCCACCTCCTGTTGGCTGTGTCCTGGGGGCCGCCGAGGCCGGGGACGCAGCTAAcctgcctctccccacagccCGCTGATGCTGAGCGACAGCAGCTCCGCGCACTCCATGCCCAAGTACGGCCGGCAGTTCTCTCTGGAGCGCCTCCATGGCCCGGGGCCCTACTCGGTGAGCGGCGGGTGCCACGCGGTGCGGGGGGGTTGAGGCGGCGGCAGGTGCTGCATGTGGTCACCTCCCTCTGGTGGCAGGCTCCGTCCCCGGCCTATAGCGGCTCCAGCCTCTACCCCCCAGACGCCGTTGCCAGCTCCGGACCCATCATCTCCGACATCACCGAGCTGGCCCCCGGCAGCCCCTTGGCCTCCGCGGGCGGGAGCATAGCTGAGAGGTGGGCCCGGCACCTTCCCAGCAGGCGGGAGCGGGTGGGGCTGGTGGAGGCGCCTGCTGACACGTGCGCCCCCTGTGCAGGCCCCTGTCCAGCAGCCCCCTGGTTCGAGTCAAGGAGGAGCCCCCCAGCCCACCTCGGAGCCCCCGGGCAGAGGATGCCAGTCCCAGCCAGCCGTCCTCCGTGGTGGAGACGCCCCTGTCCCCGACCGCCCTCATTGATTCCATCCTGCGGGAGAGCGAGCCTGCGCCGGCCGCCTCGGCCCCGGCCCTCGCCGATGCCGGGGGCCACCCCCCCTCGCCCCGGCCTGCCTCGGCCCCCGAGAAGTGCCTCAGCGTAGCCTGCCTGGACAAGTGAGTGCCGTCCGCTCACCCACCGGCCTCTGGAAGCACGGCCGGGCCTCTGACAAGAGCTGGACACGGCGGCCGTCAGGCCTGCGGCTTAGGGCTTGCTGGGGATGAGCTCGCGGACCTGGCCCTGAGCACAAAgctcagggctggggagggagacagaTGCCAACCAGGTGGTCCCACGGCCCTTCCACCGCAGGAGCCCAGGCGTGTGGCCAGGCCGCCCTCTCCAGCAGGCTGCTGGGTCCCTGTGTCTGTCCTGCTGCCCCAGAGGTGGGCAGGCGAGGGTGGGGCCTGGGGGTCTGCCCGGCCCCCACCTGCAATCCGGGGGCTCTTGTCTTTCTATCTTGCAGTGTGGCTCGCGCTCCACAGATGTCTGGGGTCGCCCgcctcttcccctgcccctctTCCTCTCTACATGGCCGAGTCCAGCCAGGGTTAGCGCTGTCccactggggagggaggagggctctGCCAGAGCTCGGGCCCCTCCCCAGCCGCGGACCAGACCCCAGCCCGGCTGGGAGCACTCAGCCCTGCCTGGTGAATGGGCGCCCCAGGCCCTCTGCGACAGGGACTGGCCCCCCCGGGCTCTGGGGCCCCTGCCAGCACCCTGAGTTGCCGACTGACAGAGGGTGGCCCAGGTGTTGTGCTGACCGGCCTTCTCTAAGGAGAGGGCAGGGCCTTTTGGTTCGCAGCCGCCAGGCCTGGTCTTTCCAGGCGGGCACCAGGGGAGAGGCTGGCCCAGCCACCGCCGAGCACGGCTCCTAGCCGCCTCCTGCTGTCTTCCGGTGCAAAGGCCCAACCTTACTGAGCCTGAAGATCTGGGTGCCCACCCCATTCTGAGCACTGACCTCCTCCTTGGCCCTCCTGCCATCTTGGCCCAGCCTGAAATGCTGCCAGAGGCCTTCTGGGGCCTCACGGTGACCGGTGACGGCAGGGCCTGAGCCACTCCCCCAGGGTGGCCAAGGATCCCGGCCCTGTGCACACTGGCCCGCCGGGCCCGGGCTGGCAGCGCAGAGGGGCCCTACCTTGGAGGGCCTCCCGTGTGCCCGAGTAGGGTGGGTGGTGGCCGAGGGGAGCCCTTCTCTGGCAGGTGGGTGTGAGCGCTGGCAGGAAGGTGCCTGGGTGGGGACGCCCGGGGTGCCGCTTCACCCGATTCCCTCCGTCTGGCCAGGACCGAGCTTAGCGACCACCTGGATGCCATGGACTCCAACCTGGACAACCTGCAGACCATGCTGACAAGCCACGGCTTCAGCGTGGACACCAGCACCCTGCTGGACGTGagtcccggccccgccccgccccccgccccgcccacagGCACAGCTTGactgccctcccttccctgcagTTGTTCAGCCCTTCGGTGACAGTGCCTGACATGAGCCTGCCCGACCTTGACAGCAGCCTGGCCAGCGTGCGTAGAGCATGGGGGTGGCAGGGTGGCGGGGGGAGAGGATCCGGGAACCCTCACCACGCTCCCTCCGCCCCGGCAGATCCAGGAGCTCCTCTCTCCCCAGGAGCCCCCCAGGCCTCTTGAAGCAGAGAGCAGCAGCCCTGACTCAGGTGAGCTGAAcctgcccgcccccgcccccgccccgtgcCCTCGCGCCAGCACGCTGACCTGCCCGCCCCCGCAGGGAAGCAGCTGGTGCATTACACGGCCCAGCCCCTGCTGCTGCTGGACCCTGGCTCCGTGGACGTGGGGGGCGGCGACCTGCCGGTGCTCTTCGAGCTGGGAGACGGCTCCTACTTCTCCGAGGGGGACGACTACGCAGACGACCCCACCATCTCCCTGCTGACGGGTTCCGAGCCCCCCAAAGCCAAGGACCCCACTGTCTCCTAGAGGTCCCAGGAGGAGGGCCGGCCTGCgccccacacacccccaccccacccccaccccccagtgcaGGGCTGGTCTCAGTAGTACCGGGCCGGCTGGGCGGGCATGGCCCCCAGTCAGCACCGAGGGCCCAGCCCCATGAGCAGTTGCCTGCTGGGGCCTTCACGGCCACACTCGGACTGACCGGTACGCGGGTGCTTCATAGGATTGTATTTTGGATTTTTACACGAGAGTCCCCCCTTTCCCATTCTGTAGAGATATACAGGCATATACGTGGACGGACGGACAGACGAGACAGAGATCTATAAACGACGGGCTGTGTGTGTGGCCTCCCAGTCTGTTTCCTCTCGCGGGggtcctggggtgggtgggggggtgaggggggacacaggggtctcagaaggggctggagggagggtagACGGGCACAGCACACCTGAGCCTGAGGCTGCCTGGCTCCCCTGGGCAGTGTCCACGCAGCAGTCTTTATTAAAGGACCGGGGAGGGGTCAGAGGGCCCCTAGGAACTCCATTGCCAGGTCTGCACCAGGTGGGACACAGGTGGGTGCCCCGTTGTGTATCTGCCCAGCAGAGCCACCTCTGCTCTGCACTCACATCACGAGGGGCCGGGCTGGCTTTGGCAAAAGGGAGGCACGGGGTCCGGCAGAGGGGGGAGGCAGTGGGAGCACAGCACCGCCCCCGCGTCAGGCAGCCACTGGTAAGCACGTGCGTGCGGCAcggggcaggggctggagcagCCCACCCGACGTCCTGCCCCACCCGGCTCACGCGCTGCTCACCATTCTCCCAGCAGCCGCCAGGAGGCAGGGGTCGGGGAGATGCGGCCTGTAACCCCTTGGACGCAAAGGGCACCCCCAGGtggcctccctctccccaaaccaCCACCATGACCCAGAGGAGGCGAGGACCCGGGGCTGAGCAGCTTCTGGTTGGGGCAGGGGCAGCATGGCTCCGAGACCAGCACCCAGTCACCTCCTCAGACGCCCACCTTGTTGGGCTGTGGCTGTATGTCAGGGCACACCTGGCCCAGCACAGCCTCGGGGTTCCACCAGAGGTGGGAACAGGAGCCTGGGgctgcccccacctccctggTAAGCTCTGGGAGCAAGGTATCCCGAAGGCCACACTCAGGATGTATCAAGTGGACCATCCAGCCCAGTCAGTGCCAGGAAtactgggcagggctgggagggggccgGGGAGGCCACTGAGAGGGAGGGCCAGGACGAGGGCTGGGTCAGGCCACCTGCCTCATCCCAGAGGCCTGGAGCCCACACCCCAGGTGAGCGCCCCAGCACGTGGCTGCCCCTCCCCAGGGGCCTGGGCACTTGGCCTTTGTGTCCTCTGCAGCCTTGCCTTGGAGTCTCTTAGCCCCTCAGGTCAGTCCTGATTCTCGGCCTCCGGCCCCACCCCAAGCTGAAGTCCACTTCTGGGCAGCCCTCAGGCACACGGGGCCTGGGAGTTCTGAGGCCCCACCTTGCAGGACAAGAAGTCTTGGGATGCAGGGAGGTTGCGTCCTATGccgcgccccccctccccccagcccagccgCAGCCAGGCAACCGCTCCAGGTCCTGGGATGCCGAAGGGACCCAGATCCCCCTCCCATGGTCCAGCCCAAGGGAGGCCACCCCCGCGGGACTGGGACGGCCACCACCTCCCAGCAGCCCCGTGCCCCGGAGGCTGAGGGAGCTCACTGTGGACAGCGCTTTATTGACACATTCAGACCCCTGGGCAGGATCGGCACAGCTCCCGAGTGCTGGCACCTCCCACAGGCCCAGTCTGCCATCCCTGAGGGGGCAGGAGGGTGCCCCATAGGGGCAGAGAGGCAGCATTGGCCAGCCAGGCCTCTCCCCAGCACGCAAGTGGGAGGCCGGCTCCAGCCACAGGCATTGAGGCAAGGCGGGCAGCCGCAGCAAGGAGGGCCGGCCTGGAGCGGCTCAGGCCTTGGCCGCCGGGGCCTCGTAGTTGAGCACGTAGTAGTCGTGGACGTAC
Proteins encoded:
- the HSF1 gene encoding heat shock factor protein 1 isoform X6, which codes for MDLPVGPGAAGPSNVPAFLTKLWTLVSDPDTDALICWSPSGNSFHVLDQGQFAKEVLPKYFKHSNMASFVRQLNMYGFRKVVHIEQGGLVKPERDDTEFQHPCFLRGQEQLLENIKRKVTSVSTLRSEDIKIHQDSVTKLLTDVQLMKGKQESMDSKLLAMKHENEALWREVASLRQKHAQQQKVVNKLIQFLISLVQSNRILGVKRKIPLMLSDSSSAHSMPKYGRQFSLERLHGPGPYSAPSPAYSGSSLYPPDAVASSGPIISDITELAPGSPLASAGGSIAERPLSSSPLVRVKEEPPSPPRSPRAEDASPSQPSSVVETPLSPTALIDSILRESEPAPAASAPALADAGGHPPSPRPASAPEKCLSVACLDKTELSDHLDAMDSNLDNLQTMLTSHGFSVDTSTLLDLFSPSVTVPDMSLPDLDSSLASIQELLSPQEPPRPLEAESSSPDSGKQLVHYTAQPLLLLDPGSVDVGGGDLPVLFELGDGSYFSEGDDYADDPTISLLTGSEPPKAKDPTVS
- the HSF1 gene encoding heat shock factor protein 1 isoform X4; translation: MDLPVGPGAAGPSNVPAFLTKLWTLVSDPDTDALICWSPSGNSFHVLDQGQFAKEVLPKYFKHSNMASFVRQLNMYGFRKVVHIEQGGLVKPERDDTEFQHPCFLRGQEQLLENIKRKVTSVSTLRSEDIKIHQDSVTKLLTDVQLMKGKQESMDSKLLAMKHENEALWREVASLRQKHAQQQKVVNKLIQFLISLVQSNRILGVKRKIPLMLSDSSSAHSMPKYGRQFSLERLHGPGPYSAPSPAYSGSSLYPPDAVASSGPIISDITELAPGSPLASAGGSIAERPLSSSPLVRVKEEPPSPPRSPRAEDASPSQPSSVVETPLSPTALIDSILRESEPAPAASAPALADAGGHPPSPRPASAPEKCLSVACLDNVARAPQMSGVARLFPCPSSSLHGRVQPGTELSDHLDAMDSNLDNLQTMLTSHGFSVDTSTLLDLFSPSVTVPDMSLPDLDSSLASIQELLSPQEPPRPLEAESSSPDSGKQLVHYTAQPLLLLDPGSVDVGGGDLPVLFELGDGSYFSEGDDYADDPTISLLTGSEPPKAKDPTVS
- the HSF1 gene encoding heat shock factor protein 1 isoform X7; this translates as MDLPVGPGAAGPSNVPAFLTKLWTLVSDPDTDALICWSPSGNSFHVLDQGQFAKEVLPKYFKHSNMASFVRQLNMYGFRKVVHIEQGGLVKPERDDTEFQHPCFLRGQEQLLENIKRKVTSVSTLRSEDIKIHQDSVTKLLTDVQLMKGKQESMDSKLLAMKHENEALWREVASLRQKHAQQQKVVNKLIQFLISLVQSNRILGVKRKIPLMLSDSSSAHSMPKYGRQFSLERLHGPGPYSAPSPAYSGSSLYPPDAVASSGPIISDITELAPGSPLASAGGSIAERPLSSSPLVRVKEEPPSPPRSPRAEDASPSQPSSVVETPLSPTALIDSILRESEPAPAASAPALADAGGHPPSPRPASAPEKCLSVACLDKTELSDHLDAMDSNLDNLQTMLTSHGFSVDTSTLLDLFSPSVTVPDMSLPDLDSSLASEPPRPLEAESSSPDSGKQLVHYTAQPLLLLDPGSVDVGGGDLPVLFELGDGSYFSEGDDYADDPTISLLTGSEPPKAKDPTVS
- the HSF1 gene encoding heat shock factor protein 1 isoform X1 — protein: MDLPVGPGAAGPSNVPAFLTKLWTLVSDPDTDALICWSPSGNSFHVLDQGQFAKEVLPKYFKHSNMASFVRQLNMYGFRKVVHIEQGGLVKPERDDTEFQHPCFLRGQEQLLENIKRKVTSVSSPPPSPTSSDFPPGHQQEQRPPPVLLAWPGCTEPSSCWQPLLRQPPQRRPLQTGSPLALSAVSRPPQAISVTAPLGTQVSTLRSEDIKIHQDSVTKLLTDVQLMKGKQESMDSKLLAMKHENEALWREVASLRQKHAQQQKVVNKLIQFLISLVQSNRILGVKRKIPLMLSDSSSAHSMPKYGRQFSLERLHGPGPYSAPSPAYSGSSLYPPDAVASSGPIISDITELAPGSPLASAGGSIAERPLSSSPLVRVKEEPPSPPRSPRAEDASPSQPSSVVETPLSPTALIDSILRESEPAPAASAPALADAGGHPPSPRPASAPEKCLSVACLDNVARAPQMSGVARLFPCPSSSLHGRVQPGTELSDHLDAMDSNLDNLQTMLTSHGFSVDTSTLLDLFSPSVTVPDMSLPDLDSSLASIQELLSPQEPPRPLEAESSSPDSGKQLVHYTAQPLLLLDPGSVDVGGGDLPVLFELGDGSYFSEGDDYADDPTISLLTGSEPPKAKDPTVS
- the HSF1 gene encoding heat shock factor protein 1 isoform X2, translating into MDLPVGPGAAGPSNVPAFLTKLWTLVSDPDTDALICWSPSGNSFHVLDQGQFAKEVLPKYFKHSNMASFVRQLNMYGFRKVVHIEQGGLVKPERDDTEFQHPCFLRGQEQLLENIKRKVTSAISVTAPLGTQVSTLRSEDIKIHQDSVTKLLTDVQLMKGKQESMDSKLLAMKHENEALWREVASLRQKHAQQQKVVNKLIQFLISLVQSNRILGVKRKIPLMLSDSSSAHSMPKYGRQFSLERLHGPGPYSAPSPAYSGSSLYPPDAVASSGPIISDITELAPGSPLASAGGSIAERPLSSSPLVRVKEEPPSPPRSPRAEDASPSQPSSVVETPLSPTALIDSILRESEPAPAASAPALADAGGHPPSPRPASAPEKCLSVACLDNVARAPQMSGVARLFPCPSSSLHGRVQPGTELSDHLDAMDSNLDNLQTMLTSHGFSVDTSTLLDLFSPSVTVPDMSLPDLDSSLASIQELLSPQEPPRPLEAESSSPDSGKQLVHYTAQPLLLLDPGSVDVGGGDLPVLFELGDGSYFSEGDDYADDPTISLLTGSEPPKAKDPTVS
- the HSF1 gene encoding heat shock factor protein 1 isoform X3, whose protein sequence is MDLPVGPGAAGPSNVPAFLTKLWTLVSDPDTDALICWSPSGNSFHVLDQGQFAKEVLPKYFKHSNMASFVRQLNMYGFRKVVHIEQGGLVKPERDDTEFQHPCFLRGQEQLLENIKRKVTSAISVTAPLGTQVSTLRSEDIKIHQDSVTKLLTDVQLMKGKQESMDSKLLAMKHENEALWREVASLRQKHAQQQKVVNKLIQFLISLVQSNRILGVKRKIPLMLSDSSSAHSMPKYGRQFSLERLHGPGPYSAPSPAYSGSSLYPPDAVASSGPIISDITELAPGSPLASAGGSIAERPLSSSPLVRVKEEPPSPPRSPRAEDASPSQPSSVVETPLSPTALIDSILRESEPAPAASAPALADAGGHPPSPRPASAPEKCLSVACLDNVARAPQMSGVARLFPCPSSSLHGRVQPGTELSDHLDAMDSNLDNLQTMLTSHGFSVDTSTLLDLFSPSVTVPDMSLPDLDSSLASEPPRPLEAESSSPDSGKQLVHYTAQPLLLLDPGSVDVGGGDLPVLFELGDGSYFSEGDDYADDPTISLLTGSEPPKAKDPTVS
- the HSF1 gene encoding heat shock factor protein 1 isoform X5, giving the protein MDLPVGPGAAGPSNVPAFLTKLWTLVSDPDTDALICWSPSGNSFHVLDQGQFAKEVLPKYFKHSNMASFVRQLNMYGFRKVVHIEQGGLVKPERDDTEFQHPCFLRGQEQLLENIKRKVTSAISVTAPLGTQVSTLRSEDIKIHQDSVTKLLTDVQLMKGKQESMDSKLLAMKHENEALWREVASLRQKHAQQQKVVNKLIQFLISLVQSNRILGVKRKIPLMLSDSSSAHSMPKYGRQFSLERLHGPGPYSAPSPAYSGSSLYPPDAVASSGPIISDITELAPGSPLASAGGSIAERPLSSSPLVRVKEEPPSPPRSPRAEDASPSQPSSVVETPLSPTALIDSILRESEPAPAASAPALADAGGHPPSPRPASAPEKCLSVACLDKTELSDHLDAMDSNLDNLQTMLTSHGFSVDTSTLLDLFSPSVTVPDMSLPDLDSSLASIQELLSPQEPPRPLEAESSSPDSGKQLVHYTAQPLLLLDPGSVDVGGGDLPVLFELGDGSYFSEGDDYADDPTISLLTGSEPPKAKDPTVS